ACGTAGGCTACGAAGAAGGAGGAACGCTCACCGAAAAGGTAAGAAGAAGGCCGTTCTCCGTCATTCTATTCGATGAGATAGAGAAAGCTCACCCGGACGTGTATAACCTGCTCCTTCAGATCATGGACGATGGGAGACTCACAGACTCTCAGGGTCGTGAAGTGGACTTCAGAAACACCATAATCGTTATGACAAGTAACATTGGAAGTTCCTATATCAACAGATCTAAGAGGACGCTCGGCTTTGTCAGCGGCGATGACGAAGAGAGAGAGTTTGAAAAGATAAAAGAGCTTGTACTGGACGAGGTGAAGAAGACATTCAGACCCGAGTTCTTGAACAGGATCGATGAGACTATCATCTTCCATCCACTCAAGAAAGAGCACATAGAACAGATCATCGATATACTCCTGAGGGATCTCAGAAAAAGACTGGCGGAGAAAAACATGAAACTCGTTTTGACGAAGAGTGCAAAGGAATTCCTCGTCGAGAAAGGATTCGATCCAGTGTACGGTGCCAGACCTTTGAAGAGGGCGATCCAGAAGTACGTGGAAGATCCTCTGTCCGAAGAGATACTGAAGAGCAAGTTCGAGGAAGGAGACACCATCGTCTGCAGGGCTCACAAAGACGGTTTGAGGTTCACTAAAAAGAAGGAGAAGAAGGAGAAGGTGGTTCAGTGAAGAAGTTCGTGTGTTCCAACTGTGGCTATGTTTCTCCGAAATGGTTTGGAAGATGCCCTCAGTGTGGTGAGTACGATACAGCCGAAGAAATTGTAGGAGAAAAGAGCAGGGAGGGGAAGCCCTCCCTGTTTTTGAATCTGGAGTCCGCCGGTGAGATCTCTCTGGAGAGAATTACCACCGGCTTTTCGGAAATGGATAGGGTGCTCAAAGGTGGATTCATCCCGGGGCAGGTGCTTCTTCTTTCTGGGGAGCCGGGTATAGGGAAGAGCACCCTCGCACTCCAGCTTGCGGAGAGGTTTGCGCAGGATGGATTGGTCGTTTATATCTCCGGTGAAGAATCTCCTCAACAACTGAAAATGAGAGCTGACAGGCTGGCGATCAAGAAGAAGGAAAATATACTGCTGGTGGTAGAGAACGACCTGGAGGAGCTAATTCCGGTGCTTCAGAACGAAAAGGTCAATTTCGCAGTCGTTGATTCACTTCAAACGGTTTTTTCTTCAGAACTGGGGAGTAGTCCGGGCAGTGTTTCCCAGGTGAAGAACGTGACGATGAAGATGATCAACTTTGCAAAGAGAAAGAACGTACCTATCCTGTTGATAGGGCACGTGACAAAGGAGGGAGAAATAGCCGGGCCGAAGCTTGTAGAACATATGGTGGACACCGTTGCCTACTTCGAGGGTGACAGGCGCACGGGGTTGAGACTATTGAAGATCACAAAGAACAGGTTCGGTCCTTCGGATGAGGTTGCCGTTTTTGAGCTCGGTGAAAAGGGATTCGTTCAGGTTGAAAATCCCTCTTTCACAGAAAATGGTGCTGACCTTCCCGGTAACGCTCTCACCTGTGTTTTCGAAGGAACGAAACCTTTCGTTGTCCAGATCCAGGCACTCGTCTCCAAAAACAAAACTTTTTCGCCTAAGAGGGTGTGTAAGGGAGTGGACGTGAACAGGGTCATGCTTCTGATAGCAGTGCTCAGTAAGCTTTTAAAGCTTCCCATAGAGACGCACGACGTTTACGTGAACGTAGTTGGGGGTCTCAGGATAACCGATCCCGCCGCGGATCTCGCCATCGCTCTTGCTATCGTTTCTTCGTACCTCGAAGTGTCTCTTCGAGATACGGTGGCAATCGGAGAGATAGGTTTGGACGGAAGGGTGAGAAAGGTTTACAATATTAATAGAAGATTGAACTCGCTGAAGGGTTTTGGAAAAATCATAACACCCCCTTTCGAAGGGGCGAAAGAAAAAGTCTTCGTCGTTCACGACTTAAAGGAGGCTGTCTCTCTAATCGGGGGTGAGTCCTTTGGTTCCACAGGAACTGATTGAGAAAATCAAACTCATTTCACCTGGAACGGAGTTGAGAAAGGCACTTGACGACATTATAAGTGCCAACTTTGGGGCTCTTCTTTTCCTTGTTGATGATCCAAAAAAATACGATGATATCATCCAGGGGGGGTTCTGGCTGAATACGGATTTTTCTGCGGAAAAGGTCTATGAACTTTCGAAGATGGATGGTGCCATTGTGCTTTCTGAGGATCTCACACGGATCTATTATGCAAACGTTCACCTTGTACCCGATCCAACGATACCAACAGGGGAGACAGGAACAAGACACAGAACTGCTGAGAGGTTGGCAAAACAAACAGGAAAAGTTGTCATAGCAGTTTCTAGAAGAAGAAACATCATATCCCTTTACTACAAAAACTACAAGTACGTTGTGAACCAAGTGGACTTTCTGATTTCGAAGGTGACACAAGCGATCAGCACTCTCGAGAAGTACAAGGACAACTTCAATAAACTTCTGTCCGATCTCGAGGTACTCGAGCTGGAGAACAGAGTCACACTTGCTGACGTAGTGAGAGCGTTGATGAAGGGAATAGAACTTTTGAGAATAACCGAAGAAACGCGTCCTTACATTGTAGAGCTTGGAGAAGAAGGAAGATTGGCAAGGATGCAACTCAGAGAGCTGACAGAGGATGTGGACGATTTGTTGATTCTCCTGATAATGGATTATTCCTCCGACGAAACGGACGAGGAATCGGCAAGGGACACCCTCATGGACTTCATCACGAGGAGAGATCCTTCACCCATTTCCATTTCAAGAGCCTTGGGGTACGATGTACAGCAGGCGCCGCAGTTGGACGATGTTCTTGTTTCCGCGAGGGGATACAGGTTGCTTAAAACCGCGGCAAGGATCCCTCTCAGTATAGGCTACAACGTCGTCAAGATGTTCAAAAACCTCGATCAGATCAGCAAAGCATCCGTTGAAGATCTGAAGAAAGTAGAGGGAATTGGTGAAAAAAGAGCAAAAGCCATATCGGAAAGTATCAGTTCTTTAAAACACAGAAGAACTTCCGAGTGATTGTGGTAATATATTCTATGAAGTAGTTTTCTTGAAAACAATTTGAGAAATTTATCACAAAATCGTGAAACTAATTCCATGGGGAGGTGTTTTGCTTTGGCCGAAGTGATGGTTGTCATAAATGGAAAAACTTTAAAGGTGCCAGACAACATCACCGTTCTGGAGGCTTGTGAAAGAGCAGGAATTGAGGTTCCTGCGCTATGCCATCATCCAAGGCTCGGTGAGTCAATCGGTGCGTGCAGAGTTTGTGTCGTTGAAGTGGAGGGAGCGAGGAACCTGCAACCTGCGTGTGTCACCAAGGTTAGAGATGGTATGGTCATAAAGACCTCTTCTGAAAGGGTGAAGACCGCAAGGAAGTTCAACCTCGCTTTGCTTCTCTCTGAGCATCCCAACGATTGTATGACGTGTGAGGCGAATGGAAGGTGTGAATTCCAGGACCTGATCTACAAATACGACGTGGAACCCATCTTCGGATACGGCAAGAAGGAAGGCTTGCTCGACAGAAGCAGCCCTGCCATCATGAGGGATCTCTCCAAGTGTATCAAGTGTCAAAGGTGTGTGAGAGTGTGTTCCGAGATTCAGGGAATGAACATATACTCTATGGTGGAGAGGGGTTATCGAACCTATCCTGGCACGCCCTTCGACATACCTGTCTACGAAACGGATTGTATCAGTTGTGGACAATGTGCCGCGTTCTGTCCGACAGGTGCCATAGTTGAGAACTCCGCGGTGAAGGTTGTTCTCGAAGAACTTGAAAAGAAAGAAAAGATCCTTGTTGTGCAGACAGCACCTTCTGTTAGGGTCGCGATCGGTGAGGAATTCGGTTACGCTCCCGGTACGATCTCAACGGGTCAGCTTGTTGCCGCTCTCAGGCGACTTGGTTTCGACTACGTCTTTGACACGAACTTCGGAGCCGACCTCACCATTGTGGAAGAAGGAAGCGAGTTCCTTGAAAGATTGGAGAAGGGAGATCTGGAAGACCTTCCGATGTTCACCTCCTGCTGCCCGGCTTGGGTGAATCTGGTGGAGAAGGTCTATCCTGAGCTCAGAACAAGGCTCTCCAGTGCAAAATCTCCCCAGGGAATGCTCTCTGCTCTGGTGAAGACGTACTTTGCAGAGAAGCTTGGAGTGAAACCGGAGGACATCTTCCACGTGTCCATCATGCCCTGCACGGCGAAGAAGGATGAGGTCATGAGAAAGCAGCTCATGGTGAACGGTGTACCTGCAGTGGATGTGGTGCTCACCACGAGAGAGCTTGGAAGACTGATCAGGTTGAAGAACATACCCTTCGCCAACTTGCCTGAGGAAGAGTACGACGCACCCCTCGGTATCTCCACGGGTGCCGCCGCCCTGTTCGGTGTCACCGGTGGTGTGATGGAGGCTGCTTTGAGGACGGCGTACGAACTCAAAACTGGGAAGACACTTCCAAAGCTTGTGTTCGAAGAGGTCAGAGGTCTGAAGGGTGTCAGAGAAGCCGAAGTGGAGCTCGACGACCAGAAGATCAGGGTAGCCGTGGTTCATGGTACCGCCAACGTGAGGAATCTTGTCGAAAAGATTCTCCGAAGGGAAGTGAAGTACCACTTCGTCGAGGTTATGGCGTGTCCCGGCGGTTGTATCGGTGGAGGAGGTCAACCCTACAGCAGAGACCCGGAGATACTCAGAAAGAGAGCGGAAGCGATCTACACCATTGATGAGATGATGACCATAAGGAAATCCCACGAGAACCCGGCTATAAAGAAGCTCTACGAGGAATACCTCGAGCATCCTCTCAGCCACAAATCCCACGAGCTCCTGCACACCTACTACGAGGACAGATCGAGAAGAAAGAAAGTGGTGGCAAAGTGAGGAGGGGGATTCCCCTCCTTTCTTCTTGGAGGTGATTTCTATGAAGAAGACAATCACCTTGTTTTTTATATTGATCGCTGTGATGTTTTTCGGCGTGAAGCTTTTGAATCCCTTTGGACCCGCTCTGATACCAGTCGTTCCCATTCTTGAGGGAAAAGTTCCCTATGATGTGGAGGTAGAGATATGGAAGAATCCAGAAGAAGCGATTGCTCGGATTGTCACGGGAGAAGCAAACTTCATAGTTCTTCCTGTCACCGTTGGTGCGAATCTCTACACGAAAGGTGTGAAGATTCAGCTACTTGGGGTTCATGAGTGGAAGGTTTTCTATCTTGTCGCATCCAACGATGTTCCCTTTGAAGGATGGAAGAGTCTTCGTGACCGGGAGGTTTACACTCCTCACGGCAGGGGTCAAACTATTGATGTCTTAATGAGATACTTTATGTCCAAGGTAGGCTTGAAACCAGATGAAGACGTGAAAATTCTCTACGCTCCTCCCCAGGAGATAGTTGCTCTCTTTAAATCCGGGAAGGCAAAATACGTTGCTCTTCCAGAGCCGTTCGTTAGTATGTGTCTGGATAAAGGGCGTGTGGTACTGGATTTCCAGAAAGAATGGGGAAAAGAAACAGGTGTCTCCGACAGGATCCCCATAGCGGGACTGTTTGCAAGGGAGGGTGTGAGCCAAGAAGAAATCGAGAAAGTGGAGAAAGCGCTCCTTCTATCTATCGAGTGGATGGAGGAAAATCTCGAAGAGACAGTTCAGCTTTCTTCGAAGAGACTTGGAATACCTTCTGATCTTCTCAAGGCGTCCCTTGAGAGAATTGATTTCTACTACGTGCCCGCCGGGAAATGCAAAGAGGAAGTGTCGGTGTTCCTTAGGAAATTGAACGAGCTCTATCCTGAGGGGTTGCAGAGTGCGCCAGATGAAGGTTTTTACGAGAAATGAAAGTGTTTCTAGGACTTGCCATCGTACTCGTTTTGTGGCAGATTTTGCACACGCTTTTTCCATCCTCTCTGATTTTGCCGGGTCCGGTTGAAACTTTCAGAGTGCTGGTTGAGATAATGAACGAAGAAACGTTCGATGCCCTTCTGAACACTCTCTGGAAGGGTATTGCGTCGACAGGACTTGTAGTACTCGTTGGTCTTCCCGTTGGCCTTCTCATGGGAATAAATGATAAAGTCTACGAAGTCGTCAGGCCGCTGGTCACGGTGGTGCAATCGGTTCCAGTCGTCTCCTGGCTCGCTGTGGTGGTGTTCCTTTGGGGGATAGGATGGCAAGGGCCGGTTGTGATCTCTTTTCTCTCACTCCTTCCGGTTTCCATTTTCACGACGGTCTCTGGGGTAAGAAGTGTCGATAAGAGACTCGTGGAGATGATGAGAATCTACAGAGTGCCTCGCAGAGTCGTTCTGAAAGAGATATACCTCGGATCGCTCTGGCCGTTTGTTCTGTCCATTCTCGAGATTTCCTCGGGGAACGTATGGAAGGCTGTGATCATGGCGGAGTACCTCTGTGGAGACAGGGGTATAGGTGTTTTGATCTCTTGGGCGAGGCAGTATGTGGACGTTCCCCGGGTATATGCTCTCACCATCCTGGCGGTGGCTCTCGGGATTCTCTTCGAGAGGGTGGTAAAGACCTTCACTGGGAAGGTATGGAAGAGATGGAGACTGTCCTGAAAGTGGAAGGGTTAGAGAAAGAGTTCGATGGAGTGAAAGTGATAGAAGACTGGCGTTTTGTGGTGAAACGAGGGGAGAGAATAGCTCTTTTGGGACCCTCTGGGTGTGGGAAAACAACGTTTTTGAGGATAGTTGCAGGAATCGAGTCTTTTCGAGGGAAGGTAGAAGTTTCTGCAGAAAAGTTGGGGTACGTGTTTCAGGATTCTAGGCTGATCCCATGGAGGACTGTAAGAGGGAACCTTTGGGTGATCAGTGGAAACGAGAGCAGGGCGTCGTACCTTCTCGACCGAGTGGGGTTGAAGGGTTTTGAAAACCATTATCCATGGCAGCTCAGCGAGGGTATGAAGCAGAGGGTAAACCTTGTGAGGGCTCTGCTGGTTGAACCGGATCTTCTTCTCTTGGATGAGCCGTTCGATGCTCTGGACCTCAGGATGAAAAAGCAGGTGATGGAATTGCTCCTAGAAGAGTGGAACGAAAGAGGATTCTCAATGGTATTCGTCACCCACGATGTGAAGGAGGCTGTTTTTCTTTCCGACAGGATTTTTCTTCTCTCTGGAAGACCTACAAGGATCGTTGACGAGGTCAAAATCGATGAGAGGGTGAGGGAC
Above is a genomic segment from Thermotoga sp. containing:
- the radA gene encoding DNA repair protein RadA; its protein translation is MKKFVCSNCGYVSPKWFGRCPQCGEYDTAEEIVGEKSREGKPSLFLNLESAGEISLERITTGFSEMDRVLKGGFIPGQVLLLSGEPGIGKSTLALQLAERFAQDGLVVYISGEESPQQLKMRADRLAIKKKENILLVVENDLEELIPVLQNEKVNFAVVDSLQTVFSSELGSSPGSVSQVKNVTMKMINFAKRKNVPILLIGHVTKEGEIAGPKLVEHMVDTVAYFEGDRRTGLRLLKITKNRFGPSDEVAVFELGEKGFVQVENPSFTENGADLPGNALTCVFEGTKPFVVQIQALVSKNKTFSPKRVCKGVDVNRVMLLIAVLSKLLKLPIETHDVYVNVVGGLRITDPAADLAIALAIVSSYLEVSLRDTVAIGEIGLDGRVRKVYNINRRLNSLKGFGKIITPPFEGAKEKVFVVHDLKEAVSLIGGESFGSTGTD
- a CDS encoding ABC transporter permease produces the protein MKVFLGLAIVLVLWQILHTLFPSSLILPGPVETFRVLVEIMNEETFDALLNTLWKGIASTGLVVLVGLPVGLLMGINDKVYEVVRPLVTVVQSVPVVSWLAVVVFLWGIGWQGPVVISFLSLLPVSIFTTVSGVRSVDKRLVEMMRIYRVPRRVVLKEIYLGSLWPFVLSILEISSGNVWKAVIMAEYLCGDRGIGVLISWARQYVDVPRVYALTILAVALGILFERVVKTFTGKVWKRWRLS
- a CDS encoding ABC transporter substrate-binding protein: MKKTITLFFILIAVMFFGVKLLNPFGPALIPVVPILEGKVPYDVEVEIWKNPEEAIARIVTGEANFIVLPVTVGANLYTKGVKIQLLGVHEWKVFYLVASNDVPFEGWKSLRDREVYTPHGRGQTIDVLMRYFMSKVGLKPDEDVKILYAPPQEIVALFKSGKAKYVALPEPFVSMCLDKGRVVLDFQKEWGKETGVSDRIPIAGLFAREGVSQEEIEKVEKALLLSIEWMEENLEETVQLSSKRLGIPSDLLKASLERIDFYYVPAGKCKEEVSVFLRKLNELYPEGLQSAPDEGFYEK
- the disA gene encoding DNA integrity scanning diadenylate cyclase DisA, which codes for MVPQELIEKIKLISPGTELRKALDDIISANFGALLFLVDDPKKYDDIIQGGFWLNTDFSAEKVYELSKMDGAIVLSEDLTRIYYANVHLVPDPTIPTGETGTRHRTAERLAKQTGKVVIAVSRRRNIISLYYKNYKYVVNQVDFLISKVTQAISTLEKYKDNFNKLLSDLEVLELENRVTLADVVRALMKGIELLRITEETRPYIVELGEEGRLARMQLRELTEDVDDLLILLIMDYSSDETDEESARDTLMDFITRRDPSPISISRALGYDVQQAPQLDDVLVSARGYRLLKTAARIPLSIGYNVVKMFKNLDQISKASVEDLKKVEGIGEKRAKAISESISSLKHRRTSE
- a CDS encoding ABC transporter ATP-binding protein produces the protein MEEMETVLKVEGLEKEFDGVKVIEDWRFVVKRGERIALLGPSGCGKTTFLRIVAGIESFRGKVEVSAEKLGYVFQDSRLIPWRTVRGNLWVISGNESRASYLLDRVGLKGFENHYPWQLSEGMKQRVNLVRALLVEPDLLLLDEPFDALDLRMKKQVMELLLEEWNERGFSMVFVTHDVKEAVFLSDRIFLLSGRPTRIVDEVKIDERVRDIMDEKLFKLEKMVINRILNLPL
- a CDS encoding NADH-dependent [FeFe] hydrogenase, group A6, with amino-acid sequence MAEVMVVINGKTLKVPDNITVLEACERAGIEVPALCHHPRLGESIGACRVCVVEVEGARNLQPACVTKVRDGMVIKTSSERVKTARKFNLALLLSEHPNDCMTCEANGRCEFQDLIYKYDVEPIFGYGKKEGLLDRSSPAIMRDLSKCIKCQRCVRVCSEIQGMNIYSMVERGYRTYPGTPFDIPVYETDCISCGQCAAFCPTGAIVENSAVKVVLEELEKKEKILVVQTAPSVRVAIGEEFGYAPGTISTGQLVAALRRLGFDYVFDTNFGADLTIVEEGSEFLERLEKGDLEDLPMFTSCCPAWVNLVEKVYPELRTRLSSAKSPQGMLSALVKTYFAEKLGVKPEDIFHVSIMPCTAKKDEVMRKQLMVNGVPAVDVVLTTRELGRLIRLKNIPFANLPEEEYDAPLGISTGAAALFGVTGGVMEAALRTAYELKTGKTLPKLVFEEVRGLKGVREAEVELDDQKIRVAVVHGTANVRNLVEKILRREVKYHFVEVMACPGGCIGGGGQPYSRDPEILRKRAEAIYTIDEMMTIRKSHENPAIKKLYEEYLEHPLSHKSHELLHTYYEDRSRRKKVVAK